The genomic window GCAATTTCCCAGCAGCTATAATTCGGAGTCCACGCAAAAGGTAACGGTCGAAGGTGGTGACAACGAAATCAACTTCGACGCCACTAGCGACAAGTAATTTTTTCCCACGCCATGCCGAGGACGCACAACATGCCCTTTCCTGTACCTGTCTTATTCGGAGGACTCGTCCTGGCCGGCTTGTTGTGCGGGGTCACCAGCGCCCAGACGGTGGACGTTTGGTTTGGCACGACCACGCCGCGGGGCGGGTTGAGCAAAGGGATCTACCACGCGAATTTTGACAGCGAAACCGGCAAGCTTTCCAAGCCCACCCTGGCGGCGGAAATCTCCAGCCCTGGCTTCCTGACTCGTCATCCCAAGCTGCCGATCCTGTACAGCGTGGGAGCCGTCGATGGCGAAGCTTCCGTGGTGGCCTATGCGATCGCCGAGGGCGACGGAGCAGCGTTGGAAAAGATCAACGCTCAGCCGATCGGCGACGGTGGCGCGGCGCATTTATCCACCGACGCGACCGGTTCGGTGCTGTTGACCGCGCAGTACGGCGGCGGTTCAACGGCCCTGTTCCCATTGGCCAACGACGGCCACATCCTGCCGCGACAACAACTGGAAAAGCACTCCGGCGGCTCGGGCATCGTCGACCGTCGTCAGGACGCCCCGCATGCGCATTGGACGGGACACTCGCCCGACAACCGTTTTGCATTTGTTCCCGACTTGGGGATGGACAAAGTGGTCATTTGGCGACTGCACGCCGAGACCTCGCCGCCGCGGATCGAACCCCACGGTTTTGGCGTCTGTCCGCCCGGCAGCGGCCCCCGGCACATGAAATTCCACCCCAACGGCAAGCGAATCTATGTGTTGAACGAATTGTCGCTGTCCGTCACGGTATTCGATTACGACCCCCAAGCCGGCACGATGGAACCGCTGCAAACGGTGGAAACGCTCAGCGAAGCCCAGAAGGCGGGAGAATCGTTTAACAGCGCTTCGGAAATCCGCGTGCATCCCTCGGGGCGATTCGTCTACACCGCCAACCGCGGACACGACACGATCACGGTATTCCGGGTCGATCCGCAAAGCGATTTGCTGACGCTGGTCGAACAGGAACCGATTCGCGGCGGTTGGCCACGTAACTTCGCTCTGGACCCCAGCGGCCGCTGGTTGCTAGCGGCCGGCCGAGACAGCCATACGGTGGCCGTGTTTGCCATCGACCCCGAAGGGGGGCAGCTGACCTACACCCGCCAAATGGCGATGGTGCCCAGCCCGATCTGCGTGCTGTTTGACAGGCACAAGTAGCCGTTCTTCTCCTGTAGCTACTTTCGCCAGAAGATGGGGCAGCGCGGTTTCCCACGCTCTGGCGAGCGTAGCTACGAATTGTCCAAAGTCTGGCGACTTCGCCTACGCGAATGTCAGCCTGGAAAGGCTGACGTACTCGCATTGCGTTGCAGGCGGCCGGCTTGGTAATGTCCGAGCGTTTAGTGCTCGTTCCGCGCTTTGCTTGCTTGCCGTATGCCGACGCGTCTCACGCGATACATTCTGTTCGAAATCACCCGAATTTTCATCGTTGCGTTGGTCGCGTTGACGTTGTTGATTCTGGTGATTGGCGTTGCGCGGCAGTTGATCCGCGAAGGCATGGGGCCGATGGCGGTCCTGGAACTGTTGCCGTACGTGCTGCCGATCAGCCTGCAATTCGCGTTGCCCGCGACGGCTTTATTTGCGGTCTGTTGCGTGTATGGCAAGATGGCCGCTGACGGCGAGATTTCGACGGTCAAAGCCGTGGGCATCTCGCCCGTACAACTGATGAAGCCGGCTTTTGTATTTGCCGCTTTGCTCAGTCCCGCCGCGGTTTGGTTGGGCGATATCGCGGTTTCCTGGGGCGAACCGGGTGTCCGCCGCGTGGCCTTACATTCGCTGGAAGAAATCACCTACCGCGTGCTCAACGCCGAACATTCGTATACCCGAGACCGCGTGTTTTCGATATCGGTTTGCGACGTGAAAGGCAAAACGTTGGAAGGGCTGACCGTCACGCTGTATGGCGACAAAGACGAAGCGCCCACGCAGATTTCGGCACGGCAGGGCCAACTGGAACTGGATCCCGAACGCATGGCGCTGATCCTCCGCGTGGTCGACAGCCAATTGACCGGAGGCGATTCCTTCCGCGGCAGTTTTGACGGGGAAGACGTGATCGAAATCGCGCTCGACAAAGCCATGCTGAAGAGCAGTGCATCGGACACCAGCCCCAGCCATCTGCCCTTGAACAAAATGCGGACCGAAGCCATTCGTACGGAAAAGCAGCTGGAATACGATCGCGGCCGGTTGGCGGCCCAGGTCGGTTTTTCGCTGCTGACGTCGCGGTGGGATGAAATCGCTACCGATCCGGTGCGACCGCTGGAGTCGAGTATCCGCGGCGGCAGCTATCGCTTGATCCGACTCCGCACCGAACCCTGGCGGCGGTGGGCGGGCGGTTTCAGCTGTCTGTGTTTTGTGATTGTCGGCGCCCCGCTGGGCATGATCGCTCGCACGGCCGATTACTGGACCACGTTTGGAATGTGTTTCCTGCCGATTTTGTTGCTCTACTATCCGCTGTTCATATTCGGGCTCGACCAGGCCAAAGACGGGGTCTTGCCGCCGTACGCGGTGTGGCTGGGTAATGTGGTACTGGTCGCCGTGGGGATCGTGCTGATCCTGCGAGTCCGCCGGCACTAAGGTCGCGGTTCGCTCCGCGAACCAAACGCCCCCGCATTCTTCACCCTCCTTTTCAAGGAGGGTCGAACCTTAGCGAGGGGAGGTTCTTATAATTTTCGCAGCGGCGCGGTCGCCCTCTCCTCGCTGACGCTCGACTCTCCCAGAGGGAGAGTGAAGTGAATCCGTCAATAATACGTTTCACGTCCCGAGCGAATGGCGATCATAAGTCGGCTTTGCGAAACGGGGGTCGGTCGCCTAGAATCTGTCGTCAGTGATCGGCCAGAGTGCGGCGAGGCGTGCCGCAGGGGCTGTGATCACAGGGTAAATGCAAAATACAGGAGGATCTTGCCATGACCCGCATCCGACTCAGCCAAGCCGAAGAACAGTCTCGCCTGCGTGCCGAACGCTTGCAGATGAGCATCGCGGAGATGAAGCTTTCGGTCCGCACCACCAACTGCTTGGAAGAAACCGGGATTTTCACCGTTCGGGATCTACTGAACGCGACCCCCAAGAAATTGCTATCGATTTCTAACTTTGGGGAGAAGACGCTGGAAGAGGTCTACGGAGCTCTGGAAACGTTGGGCTTCTACCGACCGGGGCACAAGCCGGTGGAAGTGTAGCCTCGCCACGAGTGTTAAGATTTAGGGTTGCCCAGCGCCGCAAGCCCCACCGTAGGGCTCGCGCCCTGACGTTCCCGTTCGTCCAGCCACCCCTTAATCAACCCCGTGCGATTCCCTAAGCCTTGGAGCAAGAAACGCGGCAGCCGTCAGGCCGGCCGCGCGATCGCGGGAACGGTGGGGGAAGCCGGTTTTTTTGCGGCCGTATTTCTGGCCGGGGTGTTTATCCTGGCCCTCACGCTAGCTCAACGTTTTGTCGTTGGCCCCTGGCCTCCGCTGGCTACTGGGCTGGGGTTTTGGACCCTGATCGCCCTGGCAATCGCCATGATCGGGTTCGGCGGGACGATGCTGCTGTTGGGGATCCTGCAGATCGGCGCCAGCAGCGAGCGTCGCAACGCGCTGGCTCGCCGGGCCGAAGAGATCGAGTTGATCGGCGGCACGGGCACCGAATTCCCGGCCGTGCCCCGCGGGGTCAACCTGACCGACAGCCCCGGGATGCGGCTGACCTACCGTCTGCCGGCCACCTCATGGCCCGGCAAGCGTCTGGCCGCGGCCGCCGCGCTGGCGCTGATGTGGAACGCCGTCTGGCTGGTTCTGTTGGTGGTGGTGATCGCCGGGTTTTGGTCCCAGCAACCGCGGTGGGTCCTGACCGGGTTACTGTTCCCGCTGGCCGGAATCGGCGTCTGGGTGCTGCGGCACTACGCTCGCTGCCTGCGACAAACCTCTGGGGTGGGAGCCACGATCGTGGAGATCGACGAGCACCCCCTGCAGCCCGGCGGCAGCTACCGCGCCTACGTAGGACAGTTGGGGCGGATGACCCTGCGGAGAATTCGGATTGAGTTGATTTGCGAAGAGGAGTCGACTTTCCGGCAGGGAACCGACGTCCGAATCGACCGCAATCCGGTTCTTTCCCAAATAATTCTCGATCAATACGATGTAACCATTGACCTGGGACGGCCTTGGGAACAAGAATTCGAACTCAAAATACCTGCCGATGCGATGCATTCCTTCCGCAGCCCGCACAATGCGGTACACTGGAAGATCATCGTTAGTGGAGAAGCCCGACCGTGGCCATCGTTTTGCCAAAGTTTTCCCGTCGTCGTTCAGCCAGCCTCGCCGCTTCCGAGACGGAGCCCGCGGTAGGGCTATCGTTCTGCAACGAGGCTCAGCGGTACGCCGGCGGTGATACGCTGGAAGTCGACTGGTGCATCCATCAACCGGCGGCCCGCAGTTCGGCGGCCAACGCTGCCGCCATGGATAGCTCGGTGATACAGGGCATCGAAGCTTCGGTGATGTGGTTCACCGAAGGCAAAGGCGACGAAGACTTCAAAGTCCACTACTTCCGCCGCTATGGCGCAGCCGAATTGGCCGCCATGAACCTCGCCGAACCCCAACGGCTGCGGACCGAACTGCCCTACAGCCCGCTCAGCTACGAAGGCCAATTGCTGCGTATCCGCTGGTGCGTACGACTGCGGTTGTTCATGCAGGGCGGCGACGAAGTGGTGGCCCAGCATCCCTTTTTGTTGACGGCCGCGCATGCTATCGCTTGAGCCGACCGCGCAGCGGCG from Roseimaritima ulvae includes these protein-coding regions:
- a CDS encoding LptF/LptG family permease; this translates as MPTRLTRYILFEITRIFIVALVALTLLILVIGVARQLIREGMGPMAVLELLPYVLPISLQFALPATALFAVCCVYGKMAADGEISTVKAVGISPVQLMKPAFVFAALLSPAAVWLGDIAVSWGEPGVRRVALHSLEEITYRVLNAEHSYTRDRVFSISVCDVKGKTLEGLTVTLYGDKDEAPTQISARQGQLELDPERMALILRVVDSQLTGGDSFRGSFDGEDVIEIALDKAMLKSSASDTSPSHLPLNKMRTEAIRTEKQLEYDRGRLAAQVGFSLLTSRWDEIATDPVRPLESSIRGGSYRLIRLRTEPWRRWAGGFSCLCFVIVGAPLGMIARTADYWTTFGMCFLPILLLYYPLFIFGLDQAKDGVLPPYAVWLGNVVLVAVGIVLILRVRRH
- a CDS encoding DNA-directed RNA polymerase subunit alpha C-terminal domain-containing protein; its protein translation is MTRIRLSQAEEQSRLRAERLQMSIAEMKLSVRTTNCLEETGIFTVRDLLNATPKKLLSISNFGEKTLEEVYGALETLGFYRPGHKPVEV
- a CDS encoding lactonase family protein, with translation MPFPVPVLFGGLVLAGLLCGVTSAQTVDVWFGTTTPRGGLSKGIYHANFDSETGKLSKPTLAAEISSPGFLTRHPKLPILYSVGAVDGEASVVAYAIAEGDGAALEKINAQPIGDGGAAHLSTDATGSVLLTAQYGGGSTALFPLANDGHILPRQQLEKHSGGSGIVDRRQDAPHAHWTGHSPDNRFAFVPDLGMDKVVIWRLHAETSPPRIEPHGFGVCPPGSGPRHMKFHPNGKRIYVLNELSLSVTVFDYDPQAGTMEPLQTVETLSEAQKAGESFNSASEIRVHPSGRFVYTANRGHDTITVFRVDPQSDLLTLVEQEPIRGGWPRNFALDPSGRWLLAAGRDSHTVAVFAIDPEGGQLTYTRQMAMVPSPICVLFDRHK